AAGGAAGTGTCGAAGATAATCTACGTCAAGTCTATCGATTTAAGAGTCATCGTCACCAATCCTTCGACCAAGATCAGATCCTCGCCTACCTTTCTGCCCTAGGGCGAGATGACAGCTTTCTCTTGAGGTCAAGTTCAGCATTATCAGGGGGAGAAGCGCAAATTGTTGCCTTTATTCGGGCCTTGCAACTCTCTCCCCAAATTCTACTGTTGGATGAACCTACCGCGTCCCTGGATCTGGAAACGGTTTATGCCTTAGAAACTCTTGTTCACTATTGGCAGAAGACTGACCCAAACCGCGCCACCATCTGGACAAGCCATACGTCCGAACAAATCAATCGTGTCGCACAACGACATATTCATCTTCAGCCGCTGGGATCATGAATGAAACCTATCTAGCCATTG
The Leptolyngbya sp. CCY15150 genome window above contains:
- a CDS encoding ATP-binding cassette domain-containing protein — encoded protein: MPSSYLPQQSGITPLLTVQGLGRQIQHRWIWKNLEFDLHPGENLAITGASGSGKSLLLRSLASLDPIQEGHVWFQGKALSTYAAPYYRSQVIYLHQRPALIEGSVEDNLRQVYRFKSHRHQSFDQDQILAYLSALGRDDSFLLRSSSALSGGEAQIVAFIRALQLSPQILLLDEPTASLDLETVYALETLVHYWQKTDPNRATIWTSHTSEQINRVAQRHIHLQPLGS